A genome region from Erigeron canadensis isolate Cc75 chromosome 3, C_canadensis_v1, whole genome shotgun sequence includes the following:
- the LOC122592974 gene encoding protein NRT1/ PTR FAMILY 8.2-like, protein MGQDSYLGDYQEVDTESCTYESKQEDDIYTKDGTVDYLKNPANKKKTGTWNACGFILGTECCERLAFYGMSSNLVRYFKYQLNEHSATASRNISTWAGTCYLTPLIGAFMADTYLGRYWTIATFSIIYAIGTGMLTISASVPGLKPTCYEKDVCSATNAQITLCFTSLYLVALGTGGIKPCVSSYGADQFDSHDEVEEKQKSSFFNWYYFVVNVGALVAFSVVVWIQDNLGWGWGFSVPTVAMVIAIVSFFSGTKLFRNQIPGGSPLTSICQVVVASYRKKKIQLPSDSSLLYETSDSGFSCLESCKIEHTLDFVFLDKAAVATTSDHTNGSIDRWKLCSVSQVEELKAILRLLPIWATGIMYSTIFAQVNNLFLLQGSTLDTRIGLSSFEIPPASLGMCFTLSVVFWVPVYDLVIVKVARRVTGQPNGLTQLQRIGAGFFISIFSMVCAGVLEFIRLNIVARKNYYELEQIPMSILWQVPQYLLIGCADVFTFIGQLEFFYGQAPDSMRSLCSALHLTITALGNYTSALLVTIVMFITTHDGNPGWITDNLNYGHLDYYFWLLAGLGVVNLGAFMVLARRHMYRKPVAGVC, encoded by the exons ATGGGTCAAGATTCTTATCTGG GTGACTATCAAGAAGTTGATACTGAATCATGTACGTATGAATCGAAGCAAGAAGATGACATCTACACGAAAGATGGGACTGTGGATTACCTTAAGAATCCGgctaataagaaaaaaaccGGAACTTGGAATGCCTGTGGCTTCATTTTAG GTACTGAATGTTGTGAAAGATTGGCATTTTATGGAATGAGCTCCAATTTAGTACGGTACTTTAAGTATCAGTTGAATGAGCATAGTGCAACGGCTTCAAGAAATATTTCAACTTGGGCTGGAACTTGTTATCTCACACCATTGATCGGAGCATTCATGGCTGATACTTATCTTGGACGATATTGGACGATTGCCACTTTCTCGATCATTTATGCAATT GGCACGGGAATGTTAACAATATCGGCATCGGTGCCTGGCCTAAAACCTACATGTTATGAGAAAGATGTTTGCAGTGCCACAAACGCTCAAATTACCCTGTGCTTTACATCTCTTTACCTCGTGGCACTAGGAACTGGAGGAATCAAGCCGTGTGTATCATCTTATGGCGCGGATCAGTTTGACAGTCATGATGAGGTTGAGGAAAAACAAAAGAGTTCTTTCTTTAACTGGTATTATTTTGTTGTAAATGTTGGTGCACTCGTTGCTTTTTCCGTTGTAGTTTGGATCCAAGACAACTTGGGGTGGGGTTGGGGCTTCTCTGTTCCTACTGTTGCTATGGTGATTGCCATTGTTTCATTCTTTTCGGGTACTAAATTGTTTCGGAACCAGATACCTGGCGGCAGCCCTCTTACCAGTATATGCCAGGTGGTAGTTGCTTcttatagaaagaaaaagattcaaCTCCCATCAGATAGTTCCCTCTTGTACGAGACTTCAGATTCTGGTTTTTCTTGTTTAGAAAGCTGCAAGATTGAACACACGTTAGATTTTGT ttttttggATAAGGCAGCTGTGGCTACAACCTCTGATCATACAAACGGGTCAATCGATCGGTGGAAGCTATGCTCTGTGAGCCAGGTTGAGGAACTGAAAGCGATACTACGGTTGCTTCCGATTTGGGCAACTGGCATCATGTATTCCACGATTTTCGCACAAGTCAATAACCTATTCCTATTGCAAGGGTCAACTCTGGACACTCGTATAGGCCTGTCCAGTTTTGAGATTCCACCAGCTTCGCTTGGCATGTGCTTCACACTTAGTGTAGTATTCTGGGTCCCCGTCTACGACCTTGTTATCGTCAAGGTAGCCAGGAGGGTCACTGGTCAACCTAACGGATTAACACAACTCCAACGTATCGGGGCAGGCTTCTTCATTTCCATTTTCAGCATGGTCTGTGCTGGCGTTCTGGAATTCATTAGGCTCAATATCGTGGCAAGAAAAAATTACTATGAGCTTGAGCAGATACCCATGTCAATATTATGGCAGGTACCTCAATACTTACTTATTGGGTGTGCTGATGTCTTCACATTTATCGGGCAATTGGAATTCTTTTATGGGCAGGCTCCCGATTCTATGAGAAGTTTATGTTCTGCTCTCCATCTAACAATAACTGCACTAGGGAACTATACAAGTGCTTTGCTCGTGACCATTGTTATGTTCATCACCACGCACGATGGTAACCCAGGTTGGATAACAGACAATCTCAACTACGGGCACCTTGACTATTATTTCTGGCTTTTGGCGGGTCTTGGTGTTGTGAACTTGGGAGCTTTTATGGTGTTGGCTCGTCGTCATATGTATAGAAAACCTGTTGCAGGTGTTTGCTAA